The genomic stretch TCTTCTGGGCCTGGGTCAACTGCGCCAGCAGCATTTCTTTCTCCTCCTCTGCACGCTTGCGCTCGGTGATGTCGGTCTGTATTCCGTTCCAAGTCACATCGCCGTTCTCCACCAGTTCCGGCGACGACTCGATCAGCAGCCACTTCGTGTCGCCCCCTACCACCACCCTCCCTTCCCACAAGAAGGGTTGCCTGGTTTGGAAGACCTCGTGATTGAGACGAAGGAACAAATCTAGATCCTCTGCATGAATAGTTCTAAAGAAGACCTGCGTGTTCGCATACACTTCCTCCTCAGAAAGTCCAAGCATTTCACAGAAGCGCGGACTGACGTATTCGAATTTCATCTCATCGTCCGTGGTCATCCGCAGACGATATATGCCCACAGGGATCTCGGCCACGAGTTTGGCGTACTGGGCTTCGGTACCGCGGAGGTTTTCCTCCGCCTTCCGGCGCCTGATCAGGGATTCGGAAAGACGCCGGAATTCCCGGACCAGAAGGCTATACAACAACAGCGTGGAGGCGAGAACGAACAGCCATCCCTTGTATGTTTGAAGCGTTGTCAGCGCATGCGGATCGGATGTAAAAAGTTCCAGCAGGCGATCGGAAAGCACAATCCACAGGCCTGCGGCAAGGGCATAGATCAAAATCGTAGGGAGCGGAAACCGCAACTGTGACTCTTTCATAGGGGACTCCGTGGCGATGCTCTCAACTCGGCGGCCAAAGTCTCATGGACGAGGAATCGTATCCGGCATATGGGTCGACGGCACTCTGGATCGCACTCCGGTCCGGAGCAGTCCGCCTTGTCCGGTGGCCGCGATTTCCGGGGCCATACTTTGGCCAGGCGCAAGAATTTATCCGCCATTGCTTGCAGCTGAGAGGAAAAACCCGCTGCATTACTTTTCCATGCTCCATTATTGGGGTTTTATTGTCTACTCCGGCGCGTCTGCCGCCACTGAGCAGAGCCCAGGATCGATCACAAGCGGAATTTTACGCCGAAACGATGCCGCCCGATAGGGGATTTTAATCAGGGAAAAACGAAAAAGGCTGGGGTCTGATGGTTCCGTAGGACGGGGTGGCGCACACATGCGCTGTAGGCATGTGTGCGGTCTTCTGGGAGAGAGACCCCGTCAAAAAGTTGAAGAGCATATCGATTCTTCACCGCATACATCGCAAACGACGCGATGTATGCGCCACCCGGCCGCTCCGTCGATATGCTGGGAAACTAAGAGGTTCTTACACCCCTCCGGGGCTCCCATCCTTTCCGACGCTTACCCCGCCCTCGCCCCGCAAAAACAAAAAGCGCGGGGCTCAGACGGGGCTACAATCTGGTAGCCCTCCGGGCCTTCCAAAGGGCGCTACAATCCACATCCTTCATCGCGCCGCTTGACGCTTTATCGCACACATCGCAAAGAACGCGATGTATGCGCCACCCGGCCGATCCGTCGATATGCTGGGAAACCAAGAGATTCTTACACCCCTCCGGGGCTCCCATCCTTTCCGACGCTCACCCCGCCCTCGCCCCGCAAAAAGAAGAAGCGCGGGGCTCAGACGGGGCTACAATCTGGTAGCCCTCCGGGCCTTCCAAAGGGCGCTACAATCCACATTCTTCATCGCGCCGCTTGACGCTTTATCGAATACATCGCAAACGACGCGATGTATGCGCCACCCGGCCGCTCCGTCCTTTTTTCATTGGATGGTTTTCGATTCCGGCTTCGGGGGGGAGATCAGGGCCACGTTCAGGTTTGTTTCCTTGACCATGACCCCGTTGAGGTAGACTTGAAGGATATAATCGCCCGCCGTTTCAAAGGTGACGTTGGCAAAGATGGTGATGTTGTCGGCGAATCCGTTGGGTTCAATCCGGAAGGGAGCCGCTTGCGCCTGCGCCACTACCTTGGAACGGTCCGGGGACAGGATCTTGACTTCCGATGTGTACTCCCCCTCCCCGGTCCAGTGGTTGATCAATGCGAATTTGAGGAGGCTGGCAGGCAACGCATAGAAGTACACATTTCTGAAAAGTCCCATCAAGCTCAGCTTGTTTCCCAACTCCACCCGAACATCGTCGCACAACAGACTGTATTCGAGATGTGCCTTCAGGGGTTGACTTGACATGATTTACTCCTCATCGTCGACCGATCACACGGTCTCAGAACCTTCCGACTGCGCGATCGGCGATTGAACTTGCGAAAGTTGATCCTGTTCCAGTCCTGAGGCGATGGCGGCGCGGACCCGTTCGATGAGTGCGTCGCGATCGTCCAGCGAATAACCGGAAACATCAATCGGGTCGTGGAAGGTCAGCTTGATGTGGCCCGGGCGGATCTTGAATTCCCCCTTCCGCATCATCTCGTAGCACCCATCCAGGGTCATGGGGACCACGGGAACCTTGGATCGAATCGCCGCGATGAACCCCCCTTTTCGGAACTCCCCCATCTCGCCGGTCCGGGTTCGGGTGCCCTCCGGATAAATCAGGAACGAGTCCCCGGCTTGCAGTTGTCGGATGGCCTGTTCGATGCTTTCTACAGCACTGGAGTGATTCTTTCGGTCGACGGGGATAAACCTCTCCACCCGACAGGCCGTTCCCAGCAGCGGCGTCCTGAAGAATTCCTTCTTGGCAATGGCCTTCACATCCCTCGGGATCGCAAGAAAAACGGCGACGGGATCCACATTGCTCTGATGGTTGGGCATGAAGATGTAATTCTGACCCTCCTGAACCTTTTCCCTCCCGTAGATTGTAAGGTCCCCGCCGGAGAGGAAAAGGGCCAATCGCGCACCGGTTCGACCCACGTTGTAAAGAAAATGGTGCGTCTTGAAGACCCAGGTAATCAGTATGGTCAGCGGCCCCGCCAGCAGGATGTAGAGGCCGACTCCCAGGACTGCGATGGTCGCGCGTATCATAATTAACTCATGGTATCAAACTTTAGACCCGGCAACAGGATCTGCAGGCAACCAGCGAACCTCAGGTGCGCGGTCGCTCCCCCGTCCGCTTTCTATCTTCCGGTCAGTATACCGTTGCGGATCGAGGCCTGAAGCGGCGTGGGATTGGGGAACTCCACGATGGCATACCGGGTCACCGTCTTCGCCGCCGTCTGGAACGAGACCTCCCGGGTCTGACCGTTGCGCACGAACTTGACCTTCAAGCGCTTCCCCGGATCCATGTTGGAGAGCAGGCTCAGGGCGGAACGCGTAACGGCACGCCAGTTGACTTCAACCAACACATCGCCGTTTTTCAGCCCCGCCTTCTCCGCGGGGCTCCCTTCGGTGACCTCATCGATCCGCGGGGATCCATCAAAATTTTGTGTCACGGTGAACCCGGAGTCTGCCACCTTTCGCGGTTGAAGGTCGAGCTTGAGGCCCGCGAGTTTCAAAAACGAGTCGTAGTCGATCTCCTCGACCCCCCGGACGTATCGAGTGAAAAAGTCGCCCCATTCCTTCCCAGTCATCCGCGCCACCGCATCGGGGATGCCTGTCCGGTCGTCAAAGAAGCGCCCTTTCTGAGCGTATTCCTCATTGAGGAAGCGCATCACATCGTCCAGCGAACGCCGGTTCTCGGTCTCCTGGCGAATGGTCAAGTCCAGAAGAAACCCGAGAATCTCACCCTTCTCATAATAGGAGATGGAATTCTCCGGGCGCCGGTAGAACGGGTATTTGTCGAACCAGGTATCGAGACTCGCCTCCTCGACACTTTGATGGAGGCGCGCCGGACGCACCTCTTCGCTTTGAATCGTGTCGGCCAGGGTGCGATAAAAGTCCTCCTTCTTGTCGACGCCCGCCCGAACCAGCGTGTAAAGGCCGTACAGACTCGTGACGCCTTCGCTGAACCAGAGCGCCCGCGTGTAATTCTCCCGGGTGTAATCGACCGGCTCAAGCGATGCCGGCCGAATCCGTTTGACATTCCACAGGTGAAAGAACTCATGCGCGCTGACGTCGGCCACGTCCTCAAGCCGACGCGACACCTCCTGTGCATTCATGTTGATGGCCGTCGAAAAGGCGTGCTCCATCCCGCCCCCTGACGACCCCTCCGGAAAATGATAGATGAAGGTGTAATGGTTCAGCGGAACATCCTGCATGATTTCGAATTCAGCCTCCACGATGCGTTTCAGGAGCGTGAGCAGCTCCTGGTCATCGAATTGGGCCGTTTCTCCATCCACAATGACGTCAAACTTCGCACCCTTGGATTCGAATTGCAGCCAGCGGAAAGTCCCCGCCTCCACCGGGGAATCCACCAGATGATCGTAATTGCGCGCGTTGAAGGCATTCTTTTCCCGGGCTGGAATCAACTCCGTGGCAATCCGCCAGGGTTCGGGAATCTGGAACTCGACCCGGATGGGGAGGCTCTTCTCCCCGACCGGATACATGAAGATATAGGCCCCATTGAAGAACCCGTGGTGGGTGTCGAGTTGGGCATCATAAGGGCTTGAGAGGTTGGCAAAGACATCATAGTCGAGCAGGACCTCGCGGGCGTTTTGGGTCGTCACCCGCCAGGTTTGCTTGTCCACCTTTTCGACCGGGAGCGGCCTCCGGTCCTGGTCGAATGCCTGCACCGCCCGGACCCGGTGAGCGAAGTCGCGAATCTGGTAAAGGGCATTCCAGGCGGGCATTTGAAAATCGATCGTCGGGGCCTTCTCCACCCCAGTCCGAATCTCAACATGAAAGAAATGTTCCTTCTGTTTCGCCATGTCGCAGGTATAAAGAACACGCGGCTCGGCGCGGAGCGGAGGGACGGCCACCTCCAAAAACAGAACTGAGAAAAACACCGTGAAACGCAACGCCGGGAGGGCTGTCCATCGTCTCACGCGTGATGCCCCCTCTTTTTCATGGCCTCCAGCAACTTTTCGTGGATGTTGTCGAAACCCCCATTTGAGAATACGACAAACACGTCTCCCGACCGGGCCAAGGGGCAACAGGTTTCCACGATGGCATCCGCATTGCGAAGAAAGCGCGCGGATTTTCCCTGGGCCTTCAGCCCTTCGACCAAACGCTCGGAAGAGAGCCTTTGCCCCAGGGGGAGCTTCTCCGGGGCATAAACATCGGCAACCACAATCTCGTCCGCCTCAGTGAAGGCACGCAAGAGCTCGGCCTCAGAAACCCTGCGCCGCATGGTCGCCGACCTTGGCTCCACCACCGCCCACAGGCGCGCCTTCGGAAACCGGGAACGGAGAGCCTTCACGGTCTGCTGAATGGCGGTGGGATGGTGGGCAAAATCGTCAATCACAGTTACCCCGCCGACAGTGCCGCGAATTTCCATCCGTCGTCGGACACTTTGAAAAGTTTTGAGAGCCTTCTGGATGATCCGGATGCCAATCCCGAATTGGGTAGCCGTCACAATAGCCCCCAGGGCGTTGCTCACGTTGAAATCACCAAATAATGGAATCCGGAAATCGGAGAAGGGTTTTCCCCCTTCGAAGACGGAAAACGAGGTCCCCTCGGAATTGATCCGGATGTCGCGCGCCCTATAACCCGTCTGCTCCGCGTCGGACGCCGTGCCTGCCTGGGTGGACGCTGTGGCGATCCCAAAAAAGATGACTTTGCAGAATGCCGCTCTCGAGAGTTCAACCACCACCGGATCGTTGACATTGGCGATCAGAAACCCATTCCGGGGAATAATGTTGATCAGGCGCCGAAAGGAGAGTTTGACGGCATCGATGCTGGGATAGATGTCGGCGTGGTCGTATTCGACGTTGTTGAGAAGGACCGCGTTGGGCAGGTAGTGAAGAAACTTTGGCCCCTTGTCGAAGAAGGCGGTGTCGTACTCATCGCCTTCAATGATGAAGTGAGACCCTCCGCCGAGCTGATAACTTTTGTGAAAATTCTGCGCAATGCCTCCGATCAGGAAATTGGGGTTGAGCCCGGCAAATTCAAAAATCCATGCAAGCATGGAGGTGGTCGTGGTCTTGCCGTGGGTCCCCGTCACGACAATCGAAGTGTGCTCCCGGATGAACAGTTCCCTGACGGCTTCGGGCAATGAGCAGTACCGGA from Terriglobia bacterium encodes the following:
- a CDS encoding 1-acyl-sn-glycerol-3-phosphate acyltransferase produces the protein MIRATIAVLGVGLYILLAGPLTILITWVFKTHHFLYNVGRTGARLALFLSGGDLTIYGREKVQEGQNYIFMPNHQSNVDPVAVFLAIPRDVKAIAKKEFFRTPLLGTACRVERFIPVDRKNHSSAVESIEQAIRQLQAGDSFLIYPEGTRTRTGEMGEFRKGGFIAAIRSKVPVVPMTLDGCYEMMRKGEFKIRPGHIKLTFHDPIDVSGYSLDDRDALIERVRAAIASGLEQDQLSQVQSPIAQSEGSETV
- a CDS encoding PDZ domain-containing protein: MRRWTALPALRFTVFFSVLFLEVAVPPLRAEPRVLYTCDMAKQKEHFFHVEIRTGVEKAPTIDFQMPAWNALYQIRDFAHRVRAVQAFDQDRRPLPVEKVDKQTWRVTTQNAREVLLDYDVFANLSSPYDAQLDTHHGFFNGAYIFMYPVGEKSLPIRVEFQIPEPWRIATELIPAREKNAFNARNYDHLVDSPVEAGTFRWLQFESKGAKFDVIVDGETAQFDDQELLTLLKRIVEAEFEIMQDVPLNHYTFIYHFPEGSSGGGMEHAFSTAINMNAQEVSRRLEDVADVSAHEFFHLWNVKRIRPASLEPVDYTRENYTRALWFSEGVTSLYGLYTLVRAGVDKKEDFYRTLADTIQSEEVRPARLHQSVEEASLDTWFDKYPFYRRPENSISYYEKGEILGFLLDLTIRQETENRRSLDDVMRFLNEEYAQKGRFFDDRTGIPDAVARMTGKEWGDFFTRYVRGVEEIDYDSFLKLAGLKLDLQPRKVADSGFTVTQNFDGSPRIDEVTEGSPAEKAGLKNGDVLVEVNWRAVTRSALSLLSNMDPGKRLKVKFVRNGQTREVSFQTAAKTVTRYAIVEFPNPTPLQASIRNGILTGR
- the mpl gene encoding UDP-N-acetylmuramate:L-alanyl-gamma-D-glutamyl-meso-diaminopimelate ligase; translation: MNHLQDIRRVHLIGICGTAMASLAGLLKESGFEVRGSDQNVYPPMSTELARLGIQLFAGFDAGNLDVRPDLVIIGNALSRGNPEVERVLDEGIRYCSLPEAVRELFIREHTSIVVTGTHGKTTTTSMLAWIFEFAGLNPNFLIGGIAQNFHKSYQLGGGSHFIIEGDEYDTAFFDKGPKFLHYLPNAVLLNNVEYDHADIYPSIDAVKLSFRRLINIIPRNGFLIANVNDPVVVELSRAAFCKVIFFGIATASTQAGTASDAEQTGYRARDIRINSEGTSFSVFEGGKPFSDFRIPLFGDFNVSNALGAIVTATQFGIGIRIIQKALKTFQSVRRRMEIRGTVGGVTVIDDFAHHPTAIQQTVKALRSRFPKARLWAVVEPRSATMRRRVSEAELLRAFTEADEIVVADVYAPEKLPLGQRLSSERLVEGLKAQGKSARFLRNADAIVETCCPLARSGDVFVVFSNGGFDNIHEKLLEAMKKRGHHA